One Acetobacter ghanensis DNA window includes the following coding sequences:
- the mnmA gene encoding tRNA 2-thiouridine(34) synthase MnmA — MRILVAMSGGVDSSVVAARLLEEGHEVVGATLQLYDSRGAAKKGACCAGQDIRDARAVADRLGFPHYVIDAERRFQDSVIERFADAYAAGETPVPCVACNQGVKFTDLLGLAKEIGADAMATGHYVRRVEGPQGAELHRPVDEARDQSWFLFATTRDQLEFLRFPLGDMPDKAAVRQEAERFGLVVAGKPDSQDLCFVSDGSYVDLVERMHPEMAGPGEIVDQSGHVVGEHEGVMRFTVGQSKRLGNAARLQGERQMVVGVEPGRKRVIIGPRANVFVSSLSLRDVNWLVDAPPEGLVCRVQMRAREEPRSARVVPTPQGATVLLDEPAMPAPGQACVFYQDSRILGGGFIRRTEEQATV, encoded by the coding sequence ATGCGTATTCTTGTTGCCATGTCCGGAGGGGTGGACAGTTCCGTGGTGGCTGCCCGCCTGCTGGAGGAAGGGCACGAGGTTGTGGGCGCGACCCTTCAGCTCTACGATTCCAGAGGGGCGGCCAAAAAGGGCGCGTGCTGTGCGGGGCAGGACATCCGCGATGCCCGCGCGGTGGCCGACCGTCTGGGATTCCCGCATTATGTGATTGATGCGGAACGCCGGTTTCAGGACAGCGTGATCGAACGCTTTGCCGATGCCTATGCGGCGGGGGAAACCCCGGTCCCCTGCGTTGCCTGTAATCAGGGTGTCAAATTTACCGACCTTTTGGGACTGGCGAAGGAAATTGGGGCCGATGCCATGGCCACCGGCCATTATGTGCGCCGGGTGGAAGGCCCACAGGGGGCGGAACTGCACCGCCCGGTGGACGAGGCACGTGACCAGAGCTGGTTCCTGTTCGCCACCACGCGTGACCAGCTGGAATTTCTACGCTTCCCGTTGGGGGATATGCCCGACAAGGCGGCCGTCCGGCAGGAGGCCGAGCGGTTTGGTCTGGTTGTGGCAGGCAAGCCCGACAGTCAGGACCTCTGCTTTGTCAGCGACGGGTCTTATGTGGATTTGGTGGAGCGTATGCACCCCGAAATGGCTGGTCCGGGTGAGATTGTGGATCAGTCCGGCCATGTGGTGGGCGAGCACGAGGGCGTCATGCGCTTTACCGTGGGGCAGAGCAAACGTCTGGGCAATGCCGCCCGCCTACAGGGTGAACGCCAGATGGTGGTGGGTGTGGAGCCGGGGCGCAAGCGGGTTATTATTGGCCCGCGCGCCAATGTCTTTGTAAGCAGCCTGTCCCTACGGGATGTTAACTGGCTGGTGGATGCCCCGCCTGAGGGCCTAGTCTGCCGGGTGCAGATGCGTGCGCGGGAGGAACCGCGTTCCGCCCGTGTGGTGCCAACACCGCAGGGGGCCACCGTCCTGCTGGATGAGCCAGCCATGCCTGCCCCCGGTCAGGCCTGCGTGTTTTATCAGGACAGTCGTATTCTGGGCGGTGGGTTCATTCGCCGGACGGAAGAACAGGCCACGGTTTAA